ttcttttccttcttggcagacCGTTCCTGTCGATCCTGGTTCACAGCACCTGTCGCTGTGGCAGCAGTTCCCGAGGTGCTGAGACGAGGAGACTCTTCAGCAGCGGGGGCAGCTCCCGAAGCAGGAGTGCCTGTGCCAGGCCCCCCGTTCGTagtagcagcagcagaggcagatTCCCGTCGAGTCGCAGGGTTCTCTCTAAAGTTGGGGTCCCACACCTTCGTGTAGAATCTAATGGTTTCATCAATTCGCCAATTTACCTTTCGCATTTTCCATCGGGCATTCTTGGCTGGAGTCGTGACTCCCTccagcttgagctccagCGTGAAGGAGCTCTTGGGATAGATGACGTTGGGCAACACCATGCTGGCGTTGAGGTCTGTGGGAGGGAAGACTCGAATAGAGGTTCTGTCCTGACCACGAATGATGGATCGCGACACGTTGAGGGGCTGTGTGAGCACAAAGGGCGTCGTGTACCCCGATGAAGGGTCGGGAATAGCCACGGCGTGTAGCTTGTAGTTGATGGAGAACAGAGGGCAGTCTGTGGTTCCTGGAATCTCACCCGGTAGCAGATGTGAGAAGGGGTATACGTGATTTTGTGGCGGTAGGGGCGTGGGGATTTGCAGAATGTCCCATTTTGCCAGCTCCGTTGTTCGGGCTGCTCCGGTCTTTGTCACTGTGGTGGTTTCACTGGGCACCAGACCGGGGATTCCTCGCTTGACCTTGATTTCCTGGATGATGGACAGCTGCACGGATTTCATGGGGAATGCGTCCGAGCCCTTAATTTCCAGGTTGAAGAGGCCGTTGAGAATGGCGCCGGTGGATTCTTGTCGAGGACCAAACAACACCAGTGGCGGCGACTCGATGCGGAAGCTCAGCTTGACCGGTACGGGCACTGACGACGGAGGGTATGGCTGGTTCTGCTGCGCTGGGGTCTGTGTGGAGGCCGTGCCTGTGTTCATCTTGGAGCCTCCAGACACTTTACTGGAGAGCTGGGCGGCCAGCGATGGCGACTGGACAGGCTTTAGTTGCGGGGTGCCTGACGGCGAGTGGTGGGGAGACAGTCGAGAAAGCAGGGGCATTTTGTGCGACATGCCGTTGCgatgtgtttgtgatgTATAGTCGACGTTATTAGGTCGACGTTGTGACAGTGTCGACGATTTGTGCTGTGCCGTGTGTGGGGAGTATGTGGGCGGGGAAGAAGAGTGCACAAGTTTGAGTCGATGGTAGTTGCTGATTGGGGATCACAATGGAAATGGGATGTGACTTTATCCAGGTCTGGTTCTGTGATGTAACTGTCTGTGTAAAGTCCAACGACGATAAAGAGAAATTGATTGCGCTCTCTGTTGCGACACCAGTGTCAAGCTTTATTATTATGGCGTTTTCTGTTGCCCGTCGCAGCCAAATGTCACTGTACTGACACTAAGGTTTTATGAACACAGAAAGAGATGGTGCACCTGGGAGACGAGAAGGTTATCGCCTGAAGTCAAACAGGAGTAAGCACGTGGAGGGGTAAAATTGGCAGGGTCTGTAGTGTTGATATTATTAGGGATCTGACGAGCTCTAGTGGCCTCTTTCGCGGTTGCCAGATCAAGCAATTTTCAACATTGATCTATTTCCACGTGATTTTTCGATTCATCGACTTTTTAAACCCCCTAGTAGTAACCCCCTAGCTTCAATACCCGCCACGCCGGATGGTGCAATAAATAAGCGTACCAGGCATATAATAGTTGAGAGATCCGTACATACACATATAGCCACTAACCAGGAGCCCGTATCGCTTGGCGAGCGTCATGCCAGATGTACGATGCCGAACCATCTCCCATATCTGCCTGGTCTGGCGTCGCGGACTTCCGGAACTTGTCCAGACAGCCACCCTAATCTCAGATTAAATTGTACTATTCTTTCAGGAAGACATGCTCTGAAACACACTTTCTGGGCTGTCACCTCGTGTGCAGATAGGCGCACTTCTTATGCCGCTCTCAAGTTGGAAATACTGCCGTCTACTGTCCATCGGTAGCCGGCGGTTATTGaagggtggtggtgggagaCGGTGTGACACGGGGGTGGTGTGGCTGTGACGATGGTCTCTACTGACTCGCTCATTTTAGTAAGTGCTCCTGGTTCCAAGAACGGAATCTCAAAATTACATGTCCAAAAGTAAGCATGCCCCACTACACCGATTCCGCCCCACCTTGGCCGTTACCGGGCACGTGGAGTGACCTGCAGCCCCATGCCAAACAGCTTTGTGTCTCTTGTCTTGTGTATTTGATTTCATCCGCTTTATTACTGTATCCTTCGCCAGAAAtgcacaaaaaaagaccGAGTCCAATAGAGTTGCGCGACAGTTAGAAGCCAAAACCCGAAGCCCGAAGAGGTCAAAGGAAGCGTGGGAGTTTGGGCGGCCTTTACAAGAAATGAGAGCAAAAGTGAGCAAATAATCCTCTGTTCAGCATAGGCGATATTTCCCGGCGGTTAAAATTGTTCCTTTCAGCTTCCAAGTGGTTAGATATTCCGCAGtaagacacagacacaaagaacCTCTCAAACACCAAAATCCACCTTGAGAATGCTTAGAGTTGACCTCTGTTCATCTCCTGGCAATCTCGGAAAAACAAATCCTGTGGTCGGATGGATGTGCCTCACGACGCAGTTTAGCTGTGGAGCGGTTACAAACATCAAGCCGCAGAAGAAGTAGAAAACAGAGGTGCATTTTTTGCGTGGCAGAGGCGGGCCCTTggtaagtacagtacctactGTAAAGTGCATCCATGGTTATTCTGTTCTGCCTGTAGCTGGAATGAAGGGCTACGATGGCACACGACTACGTACTGCAGCAGCGTTCATTGTCTAATCTCGCCCAATCGAGATTTTGTTAAGATCACGAATATTCTACCCATTGCAGCATTCCTCAcaatatactgtatatatatactttACCTCTCAGCCTGTCGGGCCAGAATGTACCACAGAGATCCGTCCAAATCGTAACTGTTGATTGTGACCGGAAGCTGAactccagcagcctccAGCAGCCGCATACTCTGAAAAATAGCAAAATACTTGTTATAAAATCGGAGATACGCTGGCCCGAAAGGAGAGCAGAGTTTCCGAGGACCACCTTCGAGTCGCAGTATTTGAGTCAGGAAGTTCATAGACAGCTCATACATTGCCTTCTCGTTGTACTCACCATTGCTCTGAGGAGTAGTCAGCAGAGCTTCTTCCCAAATGGCCGACGCCATGGAGTTGATGTTCCAATCTGCAATCTCATCTAGAATTTGTTCGCGTGTTTGCAGCTTGTAAGTGTCGCTACTGGCATCAAAAACAGCCCTGGCTTTGTCTGTGATGGGTAGATTCGCACAGTGCGTCACATTTCCCTTTCTGCCATGCTCTTGAAACTGATCCTCAGTGGGCTCTGCACCTATCTTCTCAAGAATCAAGTCGTATGCCACAGATCGCCATTTCCTGCCAGCATCAAATGCGTATTCGGCTTCCTCGGGCTCGCATAGAATCTGTAGAAATGTATATAGCTGGCCATAGTCGAACCACGCATTTGCCACTCGGTGCGCGTTGTTCTCATTTGTATTTGATAGCAGCCTGTATACCCGTGATGCATGCTCATCTTGGATGTAATCCTGTGCCGACCCGAAACTGAACCTCTGTAGAATGGCCATTTGAGACTCGGCAAACTTCTTGTACCCCACATCGTCCTTCAACCACACTTTTAAGCTTAGTGAATTCCATGGCTCCATACCCTGCTAGACTAGGACACAGATCGAACCGCTCCTTGAGAACTTTGGCAGGGTTCAGGGTATTGATGACACCTGCGTCGATTCCAAACACAGACGTGTTGAGGATGACAACATTGTCGGGAAAGTCAAACGCACAGAAATCCGTGTCGTTCGTCATGACGTAGGTTGGCTTACCAGGGTTCTGTGTAGCATAGTTGTACACCAGAGTGGCGAGTATATCATCGCATTCACCGGGGGCAATTCGACAAGAAATGTCTGGAAACTCTGTCAGAATGGTATCTGAACACACATCTGCGCATCCTGCTGGGAGACAGAACGACTTTGCCTCTATTCCTTCTTTGACTCGGATATCTCGTCGTCTCTCAGTCTCTTTGAACTTTGATAATGGAGTCAATCCATCGAACAGAATCATCTCGATTTTCCACCCGGCTAGAAGCCACTTTCTGAGCACGACTTCCATGTGACACCTCACTGCCCTAAGATCGTACTTGGCACCAGGCATACATCGTTCAGTCACCATATGGCTCATGGAGTGACCATCGATGAAGAC
This genomic interval from Yarrowia lipolytica chromosome 1E, complete sequence contains the following:
- a CDS encoding uncharacterized protein (similar to Saccharomyces cerevisiae LDB19 (YOR322C); ancestral locus Anc_7.75), whose product is MSHKMPLLSRLSPHHSPSGTPQLKPVQSPSLAAQLSSKVSGGSKMNTGTASTQTPAQQNQPYPPSSVPVPVKLSFRIESPPLVLFGPRQESTGAILNGLFNLEIKGSDAFPMKSVQLSIIQEIKVKRGIPGLVPSETTTVTKTGAARTTELAKWDILQIPTPLPPQNHVYPFSHLLPGEIPGTTDCPLFSINYKLHAVAIPDPSSGYTTPFVLTQPLNVSRSIIRGQDRTSIRVFPPTDLNASMVLPNVIYPKSSFTLELKLEGVTTPAKNARWKMRKVNWRIDETIRFYTKVWDPNFRENPATRRESASAAATTNGGPGTGTPASGAAPAAEESPRLSTSGTAATATGAVNQDRQERSAKKEKKLREGEIEEVRTVGSGEIKSGWKSNFDGKGVIELLGDVSTHNLGQLSCNLDDPVLGLLIKHVLVVELVVAEEASPTKSSKQSIPTGAARVLRMQFNLVITDRSGLGIAWDDEVPPTYEDVPLSPPDYDIIASLPKLEEVQQPELSALSSIHSSLHSRELGHFANSLPGSRVGSPMIRPSEGNSRVGSPMLRPSQPSSSMASPMMRPSQPNSHMPSPLIRPTE
- a CDS encoding uncharacterized protein (Putative exonuclease) → MEPWNSLSLKVWLKDDVGYKKFAESQMAILQRFSFGSAQDYIQDEHASRVYRLLSNTNENNAHRVANAWFDYGQLYTFLQILCEPEEAEYAFDAGRKWRSVAYDLILEKIGAEPTEDQFQEHGRKGNVTHCANLPITDKARAVFDASSDTYKLQTREQILDEIADWNINSMASAIWEEALLTTPQSNGEYNEKAMYELSMNFLTQILRLEGGPRKLCSPFGPAYLRFYNKYFAIFQSMRLLEAAGVQLPVTINSYDLDGSLWYILARQAER